The genomic segment ATTCCGCCTTGCGGCTCATCCCGGAAAAGTGCCAGCATGCCCGAGAGGGCAGGCTGCGCGAGCGGCCTGAGAGGGAGGGCGCTGGGAAACCGTCATCTGCACGGGGCGTCCTTAAGGGAGAAGGACATGCTTCCAGTAAAATTGTCATCGGGAAAATTGCTATTTGCCCTGGCGTCGGTGGCGACGCTCGGATCCGCGACCGTTGCCTCGGCGCAAACCATCAAGATCGGCTGGGTCAACAGCTATTCAGGCTTTCTCGCCCAGGCCGGCGATCAGATGGAAAAAGGCCTGAACCTTTATGTGAAATTGCATAGCAAGGATTTACCGCCGGGTGTCAAGGTCGAGTTCGTCCGCCGCGACGACACCGGTGCGCCGGAGGTCGGCAAGCGCGTCGCGCAGGAACTGATCACGCGCGAACGGGTGCAAATGCTCATGGGGGTTGTCGCCTCGCCGGTGGCGGCGGCGATCGCGCCATTGACGGCCGAAGCCAAGATCCCATTCGTCATCACCAATGCGGGCGGCGTCTCGATCCCGCGGATTTCGCCTTACGTGGTGCGCTTCTCCTTCACGCTCTGGCACACCGCTTTGCCGATCGGGACATGGTCGGTGAAGCAGGGGTGGAAGCGCGGTTTCTCAGCCGTGGCAGACTTTATTCCCGGGCACGATGCGGAAGGCGCCTTCATCAAGGGCTTCACCGATGCCGGCGGCCAAATGCTCGGCTCGATCCGCTTCCCGCCCGCTTCCGCCGACTATGCGCCCTTCATGCAGCGCATCAAGGATGCAAAGCCGGATGTGGCCTTCGTTTGGGTGCCGGCGGGACCGGCCGCGACTGCCATTATGAAAGCGATTAAGGACCTTGGTCTGCGTGAGGCGGGGATCAACATCGTCTCGGCCCACGATCTTCTGCCGGACGAGGAACTGCCGAATATCGGTGCTTTCGGCGCTGATATCGTGACGGCGGGTAATTATTCGACGACGGGCGTTCGCCCTGCCAACGCAGCTTTCCTGAAAGCCTGGGACGAGGAATATAAGGGCAAGGCTATTCCCAACTTCACGTCGGTTGCCGCCTGGGATGCCGCGCACGCCGTTTTTGAGATGATCAAGACGACGAAGGGCAAGTTTACTGGTGATGAAGCGATGAAATTCTTCAGCACCTGGAAGGATCCCGATAGTCCGCGTGGTCCGATCGCCATCGATCCAGCGACGCGCGACATCATCCAGGACATCTATATCCGACGCAGCGAAATGAAGAACGGCAAGCTGGTGAACACGGATATCGAGACCATCAAGGCGGTCAAGGATCCGTGGAAGGAACTCAATCCACCGAAATAATTGCTGCCGAAATAATTGCCCTGCGGCTGGCGGATCCATTGCGAACCGCCAGTTTGCCACCTGCTTGGCCGGTTGAGAACATCCATCGAATGGCTGATCTTGTTTCTTCGATTGTCAGCGTCGGCTTCCACGGCCTTGCCCTGGCCATGGTGCTCTATCTGATCTCTGTCGGCTTGTCGGTGACGATGGGGCTGATGGGCTTCATTAACCTTGCCCATGGCGCCTTCGCCATGCTCGGCGGCTATCTGATGACCTGGCTGATGAGCCGCTACAATGTGCCGTTCGCTCTGGCGCTCGTCTGCGCAGTCATCGGCGTGGTGCTGATCAGCATCATTCTCGAGCGTCTGTTGTATCGGCGCTTTTACGGTGGCGAGGAGCTCGATCAAGTGCTTCTCACCATGGGCCTGATCTTCATCTCCATCGCCTCGGTCACGTACATCTGGGGGCCGGTGACGCAGCCGATGCAGCCGCCGGCGGCGCTCAGTGGGCAGATCGATCTCGGCTTTCGCACCTTTCCAACCTATCGCAGTTTCCTGATTGTCTGCGGCGCCGTGCTTGTCACTCTGTTGTGGCTGGCCTTGGAGCGCACTCGCTTTGGCGCGCAGGTGCGGGCTGCCGTGGACAATCTGCGCATGGCGCAGACCATTGGCATCAATACGTCGCGGCTGTTCGCCAGCACGTTTGCGCTGG from the Beijerinckia sp. 28-YEA-48 genome contains:
- a CDS encoding ABC transporter substrate-binding protein, giving the protein MLPVKLSSGKLLFALASVATLGSATVASAQTIKIGWVNSYSGFLAQAGDQMEKGLNLYVKLHSKDLPPGVKVEFVRRDDTGAPEVGKRVAQELITRERVQMLMGVVASPVAAAIAPLTAEAKIPFVITNAGGVSIPRISPYVVRFSFTLWHTALPIGTWSVKQGWKRGFSAVADFIPGHDAEGAFIKGFTDAGGQMLGSIRFPPASADYAPFMQRIKDAKPDVAFVWVPAGPAATAIMKAIKDLGLREAGINIVSAHDLLPDEELPNIGAFGADIVTAGNYSTTGVRPANAAFLKAWDEEYKGKAIPNFTSVAAWDAAHAVFEMIKTTKGKFTGDEAMKFFSTWKDPDSPRGPIAIDPATRDIIQDIYIRRSEMKNGKLVNTDIETIKAVKDPWKELNPPK
- a CDS encoding branched-chain amino acid ABC transporter permease, which translates into the protein MADLVSSIVSVGFHGLALAMVLYLISVGLSVTMGLMGFINLAHGAFAMLGGYLMTWLMSRYNVPFALALVCAVIGVVLISIILERLLYRRFYGGEELDQVLLTMGLIFISIASVTYIWGPVTQPMQPPAALSGQIDLGFRTFPTYRSFLIVCGAVLVTLLWLALERTRFGAQVRAAVDNLRMAQTIGINTSRLFASTFALGSGLAALGGGLGAEILPITTFYALDNLVYFLIVVAVGGLGSIRGPFVAALLVGMSDTAFKYIAPEFGAFFIYALTMAILLWFPRGLFGRT